TCAAGTGACGGTTTGTCAGGTCTAAGCGGCGGTAGCGGAGGCGGCAATTCATTGGTATCGGGAAGAGCCTCTGCAAATATGCTCACAAAAACCACTGCTTACTTAGCTGTAGCTTTTATGGCTAACAGCCTTGCTATGGCAACTATAACAGCTAGAGGCACAAAAACCGTAGACAGGGTTATTGAAAATATCTCAACAGAAAATAATGCTTCTGATATCGGCGAATCGGGTGAAGTTAAAGAAATCGAACCTACCGTACCGGTATCCGAATAAACTTTTTTATTATAACATAAAAAAATAGTTTATTATTATTGATTTTATTGCCTTATTTTGTAGTATGCAGCAACAATTTTACTAATGCTTCTTTAAGTTTAGGATATGGCAAAATTTATATTTATTACAGGCGGTGTAGTTTCGTCTTTGGGTAAAGGGCTGGCATCTGCCAGTCTTGCTGCTGCTTTGCAATCAAGAGGGTACACTGTTCGCTTGCGTAAACTTGACCCATATCTGAACGTTGACCCCGGAACAATGAGTCCCATACAGCATGGCGAGGTGTACGTTACCGACGACGGAGCGGAGACCGACCTTGACCTTGGTCACTACGAAAGATTCACGGACGTTGTGGCTCGCAAGGGCGACAATATCACGACCGGTCAAATATATTCCAAACTAATCGCAAAAGAGCGTAAAGGCGAGTACTTAGGTGGAACTGTTCAAGTAATACCTCACGTTACCGACCTGATAAAAGAATTTATTTTAAGTGACACTGATGATACGGATTTCGTACTTTGTGAAATAGGCGGAACTGTCGGAGATATAGAAGGTCTGCCGTTCTTTGAGTCTATCCGTCAGCTTGGCTATCAGCTTGGTAAAGACAAGACTATATTTGTCCATTTAACGCTGGTTCCTTATATTCCGGCAGCAAGGGAGCTTAAAACAAAGCCCACCCAACACTCTGTAAAGGAATTACGCCAGATAGGTATTCAACCGGATATATTATTATGCCGTGCCGATAGGGAGATACCGGAGAGTGAGCGTAAAAAAATAGCCTTATTTTGCAACATAAAAGAAGAGTGCGTAATACAAGGACTTGACGTTAAGAGTATCTACCAAGTCCCTATAAAATATCACGAAGAAGGTTTTGACAATCAGATTCTCATGCATTTTAATATGCCGCATGACAAGAAGGCTAACTTAAAAAAATGGGAAAAACTTGTCGAGAACGACCTGTCTGCAACTGAAGAAATACACGTTGCCATAGTCGGTAAGTATGTAAAACTAACCGAAGCATATAAATCTATAATAGAATCCTTGCATCATGCTGCAATGGCAAATGAAGTTAACGTTAAGATACACTGGATAAACTCCAGACGCTTCTCAGCCGACACGGCTGCTAAAAAACTACCTTCCATGGACGCAATCCTTGTTCCCGGCGGATTCGGTGAGGACGGTGTTAAGGGGGAATTAAACGCTATAACATACGCAAGGACTAATAACGTACCGTATTTTGGAATTTGCAGGGGTATGCAGCTAAGTGTTATAGAGGCTGCCCGCAACCTTGCAGGCTTAAAAAATGCCGATACATCGGAGTTTAACGAGACGGAACACACCGTAGTCGGTCTTATGACCGAGTGGTTCAATGGCGAAAAACAAGAAACACGCAATAAAAACGGTGATTTGGGCGGCACAATGAGGCTAGGCTCATACCCTTGTAGATTAGTACCGAACTCACTGGCTAGGAATGTGTACGGCAAAGCCAATATTGAAGAACGGCACAGACACCGCTACGAGGTAAATATAGAATATAAAGAAATTCTGGAGAAGGCAGGCTTGTTATTTTCAGGCATGTCACCTGACGGCAAGTTGACTGAAATCGTTGAAATACCTAAACACCCGTGGTTCATAGCAGTGCAGTTCCACCCTGAATTCAAGTCACGCCCTTTTAGTCCGCACCCGTTATTTAAGGGGTTTGTTGAGGCGGCAATAAAATATAACAAAAAAAGAAAATAAAATGACCGAATCAAAACATATAAAAGTAAATAATATCAAGGTAGGTAACGACCTACCGTTTACATTGATTGCAGGACCTTGCCAGATGGAATCTCGTGACCACGCCTTGATGATGGCCGAAGAACTTACAACGATAACACAAAGGCTTAATATTCCTTTTATATATAAATCGTCTTTTGACAAGGCAAACCGTACAAGCCTGAACAGTAAACGCGGAATCGGTCTTGAAAATGCATTGCCGATATTTAAAGAAATAAAAGAAACATTCGGCTGCCCTACCCTTACCGATATCCACAATGAAGAACAATGCGGCTTAATTGACGATTCGGTAGATGTATTGCAAATACCGGCTTTTTTATGCCGTCAAACCGATTTATTGATAGCTGCGGCTAAAACGGGTAAGGTTATAAACATAAAAAAAGGGCAGTTCTTAGCCCCTTGGGATATGAAGAACGTAGCTGCTAAAGTATCAGATTCCGGCAATGATAACATCATATTGACCGATAGGGGTACTAGCTTTGGTTATAATACGCTTATATCCGATATGAGAGGGCTTGCAACAATGTCTGAGACCGGCTATCCGGTAATTATCGACGCAACCCACTCCATACAGCAACCGGGCGGTCAGGGAGGCACATCGGGAGGTCAGAGGGAATTTGTTCCGGTTATATCAAGAGCCGCAATAGCGGTAGGAATAGCAGGTACATTCATGGAAGTCCATCAGGATCCTGATAACGCACCATCTGACGGACCTTGCATGGTTATATTGCAAGAGCTAGAAGAAATCCTAAAAAAACTTGTAGAGATAGACTCCGTAGTTAAGAACTAACCGATAGCCTGATTTTTAGGGCTTCTTTTCT
This genomic window from Pseudomonadota bacterium contains:
- the secG gene encoding preprotein translocase subunit SecG yields the protein MSEMLHILLVVQVIIAVSMICVILLQRSSSDGLSGLSGGSGGGNSLVSGRASANMLTKTTAYLAVAFMANSLAMATITARGTKTVDRVIENISTENNASDIGESGEVKEIEPTVPVSE
- a CDS encoding CTP synthase, whose amino-acid sequence is MAKFIFITGGVVSSLGKGLASASLAAALQSRGYTVRLRKLDPYLNVDPGTMSPIQHGEVYVTDDGAETDLDLGHYERFTDVVARKGDNITTGQIYSKLIAKERKGEYLGGTVQVIPHVTDLIKEFILSDTDDTDFVLCEIGGTVGDIEGLPFFESIRQLGYQLGKDKTIFVHLTLVPYIPAARELKTKPTQHSVKELRQIGIQPDILLCRADREIPESERKKIALFCNIKEECVIQGLDVKSIYQVPIKYHEEGFDNQILMHFNMPHDKKANLKKWEKLVENDLSATEEIHVAIVGKYVKLTEAYKSIIESLHHAAMANEVNVKIHWINSRRFSADTAAKKLPSMDAILVPGGFGEDGVKGELNAITYARTNNVPYFGICRGMQLSVIEAARNLAGLKNADTSEFNETEHTVVGLMTEWFNGEKQETRNKNGDLGGTMRLGSYPCRLVPNSLARNVYGKANIEERHRHRYEVNIEYKEILEKAGLLFSGMSPDGKLTEIVEIPKHPWFIAVQFHPEFKSRPFSPHPLFKGFVEAAIKYNKKRK
- the kdsA gene encoding 3-deoxy-8-phosphooctulonate synthase, whose amino-acid sequence is MTESKHIKVNNIKVGNDLPFTLIAGPCQMESRDHALMMAEELTTITQRLNIPFIYKSSFDKANRTSLNSKRGIGLENALPIFKEIKETFGCPTLTDIHNEEQCGLIDDSVDVLQIPAFLCRQTDLLIAAAKTGKVINIKKGQFLAPWDMKNVAAKVSDSGNDNIILTDRGTSFGYNTLISDMRGLATMSETGYPVIIDATHSIQQPGGQGGTSGGQREFVPVISRAAIAVGIAGTFMEVHQDPDNAPSDGPCMVILQELEEILKKLVEIDSVVKN